One Triticum aestivum cultivar Chinese Spring unplaced genomic scaffold, IWGSC CS RefSeq v2.1 scaffold40841, whole genome shotgun sequence DNA segment encodes these proteins:
- the LOC123172459 gene encoding probable jasmonic acid carboxyl methyltransferase 2 translates to MASMLTVHMNQGQGETSYARNSFVHNGEQKRMKPLIEAAILDLCPSTSTLLPTNMVIADLGCSSGPNAIALVSIAIEAIHNHNHQFLQPPPEVSVLLNDLPDNDFNMVLKSLVTLRRSNKSIVMTGVLPGSFYERLFTSGSLHLVCSSNSLHWLSQAPEGLTRNQIPAYDIDEHTRLERRPMVLQAYAQQFRKDFTRFLELRAKEMIPGGRIVVSLVGRDSDVITPEFPPLWEFIAHILSVMVSEGVIDKANFDAFYLPVYEPSNKELREIIQDEGSFSITEMQVNNPFVGLDSALVVPSRFASVTRAIFEPIIVHHFGEVMDEFVRTLERRWILEGSLQVDLAKSP, encoded by the exons ATGGCGTCCATGTTGACGGTGCATATGAATCAAGGACAAGGGGAAACAAGCTATGCTCGCAACTCCTTTGTTCAT AATGGTGAACAGAAGAGGATGAAGCCCCTGATAGAAGCCGCTATCCTCGATTTATGCCCCAGCACTAGCACCTTGTTGCCCACAAATATGGTGATTGCCGACCTGGGTTGCTCCTCTGGCCCAAACGCGATAGCGCTAGTGTCGATTGCCATAGAGGCCATCCACAATCACAACCACCAGTTCTTACAGCCACCTCCCGAAGTGTCTGTCCTCCTCAACGACCTGCCTGACAACGACTTCAACATGGTGCTGAAGAGCTTGGTCACGCTACGTCGAAGCAACAAGTCTATTGTCATGACTGGGGTTTTACCCGGGTCGTTTTACGAGAGGCTCTTCACTAGTGGTTCCTTGCACCTTGTCTGCTCGTCGAACAGCCTGCATTGGCTCTCACAG GCTCCTGAAGGTCTGACAAGGAACCAGATCCCGGCGTATGACATTGACGAGCATACCAGGCTTGAAAGGCGCCCAATGGTCCTTCAGGCTTATGCACAACAGTTCAGGAAAGATTTTACACGTTTCCTCGAGCTGAGGGCGAAAGAAATGATCCCAGGAGGCCGGATAGTTGTTTCTCTTGTAGGGAGGGATTCTGATGTAATCACCCCCGAATTCCCtcccctctgggaattcatagcaCATATTCTAAGCGTCATGGTCTCAGAG GGTGTAATCGACAAAGCAAACTTTGACGCTTTCTATTTGCCTGTGTATGAACCTTCCAACAAAGAGCTGAGGGAGATCATCCAAGATGAAGGCTCATTTTCAATCACTGAGATGCAGGTGAACAATCCTTTTGTTGGTCTGGACAGCGCACTTGTGGTCCCAAGCAGGTTTGCTAGTGTAACCAGAGCCATATTTGAGCCGATAATAGTCCATCATTTTGGAGAAGTCATGGATGAATTCGTGAGGACCTTGGAGCGACGCTGGATCTTGGAAGGCAGCTTGCAAGTCGATCTTGCCAAAAGCCCATGA